A stretch of Thermovenabulum gondwanense DNA encodes these proteins:
- the spoVT gene encoding stage V sporulation protein T — translation MKATGIVRRIDDLGRVVIPKEIRRTLRIREGDPLEIFTDREGEVILKKYSPIGELGDFAREYAEALHDSLGHIACISDRDTVIAVSGAPKKELMEKPISSDLEAIMEERKTVLISKTSEKEYIKITQDEDGKVRYTSQVVVPIIAEGDPIGAVILLSKETNVAMGELEVKVAETAAGFLARQMEQ, via the coding sequence GTGAAGGCAACGGGGATAGTTCGTCGCATAGACGACCTGGGGAGGGTTGTTATACCGAAGGAAATAAGAAGGACGTTAAGGATTCGCGAAGGCGATCCTCTTGAAATATTTACCGATAGAGAAGGAGAAGTAATTCTCAAAAAATACTCGCCAATAGGTGAACTCGGTGATTTTGCAAGAGAATACGCCGAAGCCCTCCACGATTCCTTGGGGCATATCGCGTGTATTTCGGACAGGGATACGGTTATCGCCGTTTCCGGTGCTCCAAAAAAGGAATTAATGGAAAAGCCCATTAGCTCCGATTTGGAAGCCATAATGGAGGAAAGAAAAACGGTATTAATTAGCAAGACGTCGGAAAAAGAGTATATAAAAATAACCCAGGATGAGGATGGCAAGGTAAGGTACACGAGCCAGGTAGTGGTGCCTATAATAGCCGAAGGTGATCCCATAGGTGCCGTGATACTCCTTTCAAAAGAAACCAATGTGGCTATGGGAGAATTAGAGGTAAAGGTTGCGGAAACTGCAGCCGGATTCTTAGC
- a CDS encoding selenium metabolism-associated LysR family transcriptional regulator: MNVNLLNTFVTIAESGTLSKAAEKLFISQPALSQQIKQLENYFSVQLFERTNKGVSLTEAGRIVYEYSTKILSLCKELDEKMNALRSSISGILTVGATSAIGGYAVPCSIFIFKEKYPEANIKLRVGNKRQVEEELRNGQVDVAVIEGTRPREEITAEEIATEELFVIAPNNNRWSGKNTITLEEFLKEPLIVREQGSGTREIVEGTFAALGIKWSELNIIMELSSNDSIKAAVEAGHGISIMPSIALKKEVYNKTLVTLNLEGINLQQKIYVAYKEDKILNKLAKAFIHFMRLPSRGFC, encoded by the coding sequence ATGAATGTAAATTTACTTAATACCTTTGTGACTATAGCGGAATCCGGGACCCTTTCTAAAGCGGCTGAAAAGCTTTTTATCTCTCAGCCTGCATTAAGCCAGCAGATTAAACAGCTGGAGAATTATTTTTCCGTTCAGCTTTTTGAGAGGACAAATAAGGGTGTAAGTTTAACCGAAGCGGGAAGAATTGTTTATGAATACTCCACTAAGATTTTATCTTTATGCAAGGAATTGGATGAAAAAATGAATGCCCTCAGGTCATCAATAAGCGGGATTTTAACGGTCGGTGCTACTTCTGCAATAGGAGGATATGCGGTACCCTGCAGTATTTTTATTTTTAAGGAAAAATATCCAGAGGCAAATATAAAGCTCCGGGTAGGCAATAAAAGGCAGGTAGAAGAAGAATTAAGAAATGGGCAGGTGGATGTGGCCGTAATTGAAGGAACAAGGCCGAGGGAAGAAATTACCGCTGAAGAAATTGCAACGGAAGAGCTTTTTGTTATTGCCCCGAATAATAACCGCTGGAGCGGGAAAAATACCATAACCCTGGAAGAGTTTTTAAAAGAACCTTTGATTGTAAGAGAACAGGGGTCAGGGACAAGGGAAATAGTTGAAGGAACCTTTGCGGCTCTTGGTATAAAATGGAGCGAATTAAATATAATAATGGAACTGAGCAGCAACGATTCTATAAAGGCGGCGGTAGAAGCAGGGCACGGAATTTCTATAATGCCATCCATAGCATTAAAAAAGGAGGTATATAACAAAACGCTGGTTACATTAAACTTAGAGGGTATTAACCTTCAGCAAAAAATTTATGTGGCCTATAAGGAGGATAAAATTTTGAACAAACTTGCCAAGGCTTTTATACATTTTATGCGACTCCCCAGTAGAGGATTTTGCTAA
- a CDS encoding sulfurtransferase TusA family protein translates to MKHFINSVGDICPVPLFKVEEKLKNIQKGDVIVLDTDHSCAAINIKNEMSKKGFKVKIKEIDNGIWQVYIKKS, encoded by the coding sequence ATGAAACATTTTATCAACTCTGTTGGGGATATATGTCCCGTACCTCTTTTTAAGGTTGAAGAAAAACTGAAGAATATACAAAAGGGTGATGTCATTGTGCTAGATACCGATCATAGCTGTGCAGCTATCAATATAAAAAATGAAATGTCCAAAAAAGGGTTTAAAGTTAAAATAAAGGAAATAGACAATGGAATATGGCAGGTATATATAAAGAAGAGTTAG
- the mfd gene encoding transcription-repair coupling factor has product MFALKFCEKIEDFNRITKDIENGIKGFFSYGLSDSQKSFIIAGLKERFGKRNFLVVVPDALEAKRIAEDLEFFLGKEEVLYFPSNYVIPYETEAKSLEFTAQRLSVLEKLLFNNSKIVVAPLNALVNKLVPPNIVKNFTLELEYGREENLEEIILRLINMGYERVEIIEGKGQFAQRGGILDIFPLTAEYPYRIEFFGDEIDSIRCFNIEDQRSFDRLEKIRIFPAREVIFDEETGKKAALKVSQDLEEKRSALYSAGKKEIFETLKEKVGVHIDKLERGIFFESAELYTGYLYEELCSLMDYFSTPPFVFFIEPGRLMESSKNIAFEIEETYKGLLEKGHILPSASEIYFSVERVIDEMKKYPSFYISMFPRIPKEFSIGGVYSFQFRAVTAFNGKFELLVEEIMNYKKRRYGIILLSGNEERGKHLSKALREKNIEAVFYKSLKGELMPGQIVVIPGSIGKGFEIPEIRVAVISDTDVYGRPKVKQAKPAITKKGKKITAVDELSPGDYVVHATHGIGRYLGVETLEVEGNKRDYFALQYLGGDKLYVPTDQVELIYKYVSPEDKPPKLNKLGGSEWSKTKAKVKESIKEMARELIELYAARQSIKGFAFSKDTVWQQEFEEMFPYEETPDQLMAIEEVKKDMESDKCMDRIICGDVGYGKTEVALRAAFKAVMDGKQVAVLVPTTILAEQHYRTFAERFSPFPLRVEVISRFKSKAEQKAILKDLKNGAVDVIIGTHRLLQKDVRFKDLGLLIIDEEQRFGVAHKEKIKQLKKNVDVLTMTATPIPRTLHMALSGIRDMSLIETPPENRFPVQTYVVEYNDSLIRDAILRELSREGQVYYVYNRVQDIKEEAMRLSLLVPEARIAVAHGQMDEDELEEVMLKFYHREYDVLVCTTIIETGLDIPNVNTLIVINSDRFGLSQLYQLRGRVGRSNRQAFAYFTYKKDKVLSEQAEKRLAAIREFTEFGAGFKLAMRDLEIRGAGNVLGTEQHGHMMAVGYDLYCKLLEEAVRELKGEIAREEEVQPVIDLKVNAFISEDYIQNEALRMEIYRRIAALETLKEAEELEEEIEDRFGDLPQPVRNLLSISKLKLLAKKLKIANIIRNEDYVVFKFKSKDALNVEDYLKLVAFFKNRIIFSGTAVPSFSIRVKNMDDHKLFIRIEELLKEMANFLFITYNE; this is encoded by the coding sequence ATGTTTGCACTGAAATTTTGCGAAAAGATAGAAGATTTCAACAGGATTACGAAAGACATCGAAAACGGAATAAAAGGTTTTTTTTCCTATGGGCTTTCCGACTCACAGAAGTCTTTCATAATAGCGGGGCTCAAAGAAAGGTTCGGTAAAAGAAATTTTCTGGTAGTGGTGCCGGATGCTCTTGAGGCTAAAAGGATAGCGGAGGACCTGGAATTTTTCCTGGGGAAGGAAGAGGTACTGTATTTTCCTTCCAATTACGTGATTCCTTATGAAACCGAAGCAAAAAGCCTTGAGTTTACGGCACAGAGATTGTCGGTGCTCGAGAAGCTACTTTTTAATAACTCCAAGATAGTAGTAGCCCCGTTAAATGCCCTTGTAAATAAGCTTGTGCCGCCGAATATAGTGAAAAATTTCACATTAGAGCTTGAATACGGCCGCGAAGAAAATCTGGAGGAAATAATTCTAAGGCTTATAAATATGGGTTATGAAAGGGTCGAAATTATTGAAGGGAAAGGGCAGTTTGCTCAAAGAGGCGGTATACTGGATATTTTTCCCCTTACTGCCGAATATCCTTACCGCATTGAATTTTTCGGCGATGAAATAGATTCCATAAGGTGTTTTAATATTGAAGACCAGCGCTCCTTTGACAGACTGGAAAAAATAAGGATATTCCCCGCCAGGGAGGTTATATTTGACGAGGAGACCGGTAAAAAAGCGGCTTTAAAGGTTTCGCAGGATTTGGAGGAAAAGAGAAGCGCTCTATATTCTGCAGGGAAAAAGGAAATTTTTGAGACATTAAAGGAAAAAGTAGGAGTCCATATTGATAAGCTGGAAAGGGGAATTTTTTTCGAATCAGCCGAACTTTATACGGGATATTTGTATGAAGAACTTTGCTCCCTTATGGATTATTTCTCCACTCCTCCTTTTGTGTTTTTTATTGAACCCGGCAGGCTTATGGAAAGTTCGAAAAACATCGCCTTTGAGATCGAAGAGACCTATAAAGGGCTTTTAGAAAAGGGGCACATCCTTCCTTCGGCTTCGGAGATTTATTTTTCTGTGGAACGGGTAATTGACGAGATGAAAAAATATCCCTCTTTTTATATTTCCATGTTTCCGAGGATACCGAAAGAGTTCAGTATAGGAGGGGTATATTCCTTCCAGTTCAGGGCGGTTACAGCCTTTAACGGAAAATTTGAACTTCTAGTAGAAGAAATAATGAATTATAAAAAGAGGAGATATGGGATAATTTTATTATCGGGGAATGAAGAGAGGGGAAAACACTTATCAAAGGCATTAAGGGAAAAAAACATTGAAGCGGTATTTTATAAAAGCTTAAAGGGAGAACTTATGCCCGGGCAGATAGTGGTGATCCCCGGATCCATAGGTAAGGGCTTTGAGATTCCTGAAATAAGGGTAGCCGTAATTTCGGATACGGATGTTTACGGAAGGCCGAAAGTGAAGCAGGCAAAGCCTGCCATTACTAAAAAAGGCAAAAAAATAACCGCCGTGGACGAGCTGAGCCCGGGAGATTATGTGGTTCACGCCACGCACGGAATAGGAAGATACCTGGGTGTGGAAACCTTGGAGGTGGAGGGCAACAAGCGGGATTACTTCGCCCTCCAGTATCTGGGAGGGGATAAACTCTACGTTCCCACGGACCAGGTGGAACTTATCTATAAATACGTTTCTCCCGAAGATAAGCCCCCGAAGCTGAACAAGCTCGGCGGAAGCGAATGGAGCAAGACAAAAGCAAAGGTCAAGGAATCCATCAAAGAAATGGCAAGGGAGCTTATAGAACTTTACGCCGCCAGGCAAAGTATAAAAGGTTTTGCCTTTTCAAAGGATACGGTATGGCAACAGGAATTCGAAGAAATGTTCCCCTATGAGGAGACCCCGGACCAATTGATGGCAATAGAAGAAGTAAAAAAGGATATGGAAAGCGATAAATGCATGGACAGAATAATATGCGGTGATGTGGGATACGGGAAGACGGAGGTAGCTTTAAGAGCGGCTTTTAAAGCGGTCATGGATGGAAAACAGGTAGCTGTGCTTGTACCCACTACAATACTGGCGGAACAGCATTACAGGACCTTTGCCGAAAGATTTTCCCCCTTTCCTTTGAGAGTAGAAGTAATAAGTCGTTTTAAGTCTAAAGCTGAACAAAAAGCGATTTTAAAGGACTTAAAAAACGGAGCGGTGGATGTTATCATAGGAACCCACAGGCTCCTTCAAAAGGATGTAAGATTCAAGGACTTAGGGCTTCTTATAATAGACGAAGAGCAGCGGTTTGGAGTGGCTCATAAAGAAAAAATAAAACAGCTTAAAAAGAACGTGGACGTGCTCACCATGACCGCAACACCCATTCCGAGAACCCTGCATATGGCATTAAGCGGTATAAGAGACATGAGTCTTATAGAGACACCTCCGGAAAACAGATTTCCCGTTCAAACCTATGTGGTGGAGTACAACGATTCCCTTATAAGGGATGCAATATTAAGAGAGCTGTCAAGAGAAGGGCAGGTATATTACGTCTACAACAGGGTACAGGACATAAAGGAGGAAGCTATGAGGCTTTCCTTACTGGTGCCCGAGGCGAGGATTGCGGTAGCTCACGGACAGATGGATGAGGACGAGCTGGAAGAGGTGATGTTGAAATTCTACCACAGGGAATACGACGTTCTGGTATGTACCACAATTATCGAAACCGGGCTGGATATACCCAATGTAAACACCTTGATCGTAATAAATTCGGACAGGTTTGGATTATCCCAGCTGTATCAGCTTAGAGGCAGGGTCGGGCGGTCCAACCGGCAGGCCTTTGCGTATTTTACTTACAAAAAAGATAAGGTCCTATCGGAGCAGGCGGAAAAAAGGCTGGCGGCCATAAGAGAATTTACCGAATTCGGTGCCGGGTTTAAATTGGCTATGAGAGACCTGGAGATAAGGGGTGCCGGAAATGTCCTCGGGACCGAACAGCACGGACACATGATGGCGGTGGGTTATGATTTATACTGCAAACTTTTAGAAGAGGCGGTAAGGGAATTAAAAGGGGAAATTGCCCGGGAAGAAGAAGTACAGCCCGTTATTGACCTGAAGGTAAATGCTTTCATTTCCGAGGATTATATTCAAAATGAGGCTTTAAGAATGGAGATTTACAGGCGGATTGCAGCTCTGGAGACCCTGAAGGAAGCCGAGGAATTGGAGGAAGAGATTGAAGACCGTTTTGGAGACCTGCCGCAGCCAGTGAGAAATCTTTTAAGTATATCAAAATTAAAATTGCTTGCTAAAAAATTAAAAATTGCAAATATTATAAGAAATGAAGATTACGTGGTTTTTAAATTTAAGAGCAAAGATGCCCTGAATGTGGAGGATTACTTGAAATTAGTCGCTTTCTTTAAAAATAGAATAATTTTTTCCGGAACAGCGGTTCCCTCCTTTTCGATAAGGGTTAAAAATATGGATGATCATAAACTATTTATAAGGATTGAGGAGTTATTAAAAGAAATGGCGAATTTTCTCTTCATTACCTATAATGAATAA